The Croceibacterium sp. TMG7-5b_MA50 genome segment ATACAAGCTCGTCAGCGGGATGTAGCCTTTTCAGGCGTGACTTTCGCCGATGGATCGTTGATGATCCGCCCGGATGTGACGGGGACCCCTGCTTACCTGCGGCTCGCTAGCAGGAAGCCGTGGAAGCGGGGCGCACACCAACCGACTGTGGGGCCGAACGGCCGAAGAACGAATAAGCCCACAAAGGGAGAGACACGGTGACTTCTACGTTTTCAACAATGCCCAGGTTCGATGGGATCGCTACCGCCGCGACGGTTCATGCCAATCTCGGCACCGCCGCGCTGGTGGAGCATGCGATTGCCAATGGGGAAGGGCGGCTTGCTCGGCATGGTCCATTGGTGGTGGAAACCGGGCGGCACACCGGCCGCAGCCCGCGCGACAAGTACATCGTCAGGGATGCCGAGACCGCCGACACGATCTGGTGGGGCAACGTCAATCGCGCCATGAGCGAGGAGCATTTCGCCGCACTGAAGGCTGATTTCCTGACCGCGCTGGCAGGCAAGGAAACGCTATACGTCGCGGACTTGTTCGGCGGGTCGCAGGCCGATTACCGGGTCAATGTGCGGGTCATCAACGAGCTTGCGTGGCACAACCTGTTCATCCGCACGCTGCTGGTCCGGCCTACCGCGGTCGAGCTGGAAGGTTTCGCGCCGGAATGGACGATCATCGACCTGCCGAGCTTCCGCGCCAATCCTTCTCGCCACGGCTGCCGTAGTGAGACGGTGATCGCCGTCAGCTTCGCGGAGAAGACCGTTCTGATCGGCGGCACGCAATATGCGGGCGAGATGAAGAAGAGCGTCTTCGGCATCCTGAATTACCTGCTGCCGGCCCAGGGGGTCATGCCGATGCACTGTTCGGCCAATGTCGGACCGGACGGGCGCACCGCGGTATTCTTCGGCCTGTCGGGCACGGGCAAGACGACCCTGTCCGCCGATGCCAGCCGGACGCTGATCGGCGATGACGAACATGGCTGGTCCGACACCGCCGTCTTCAATTTCGAAGGGGGCTGCTACGCCAAGATGATCCGCCTGTCGGCGGAGGGTGAGCCCGAGATCTACGCCACCACCCGAATGTTCGGCACCGTGCTGGAGAACGTGGTGATGGACGATGCCACCCGCGAACTCGACTTTGACGATGCCAGTCTGGCGGAGAACAGCCGGGGTGCCTACCCGATCGAATACATTCCCAATTGCTCGACCGAGAACCTGGGGCCGGTACCGTCCAACGTAGTTATGCTGACCGCGGATGCGTTCGGCGTGCTGCCGCCGATCGCGCGGTTGACGCCCGAACAGGCGATGTACCATTTCCTGTCCGGCTACACCGCGAAGGTTGCCGGGACGGAGATCGGCGTGACGGAGCCAGAGGCGACCTTCTCCACCTGCTTCGGCGCCGCCTTCATGCCCCGCCATCCCAGCGTCTATGGCAACCTGCTGAAGGAGCGGATCGCGCGGGGCGGCGTACAGTGCTGGCTGCTCAACACCGGCTGGACGGGCGGTAAGTACGGTGTGGGCAAGCGGATGCCGATCAAGGCCACCCGTGCCCTGCTGAATGCCGCGCTGGACGGGAAGATGGACGAGGTCGAATTCCGCAAGGATCCCAATTTCGGCTTCGACGTGCCGGTCAGCGTTCCCGCCTTGGCAGAGGCCGGTATTGACCAGACGCTGCTGGACCCCCGCGCCACCTGGGCGGACAAGGACCAGTACGACCTGGCCGCGCAGAAGCTGGTGCAACTGTTCGTCGACAATTTCGCCGAGTTCGAGGCGCATGTCGATGAAGGCGTCCGGCAGGCGGCACCGCAGGTCGCCTGACAAC includes the following:
- a CDS encoding phosphoenolpyruvate carboxykinase → MPRFDGIATAATVHANLGTAALVEHAIANGEGRLARHGPLVVETGRHTGRSPRDKYIVRDAETADTIWWGNVNRAMSEEHFAALKADFLTALAGKETLYVADLFGGSQADYRVNVRVINELAWHNLFIRTLLVRPTAVELEGFAPEWTIIDLPSFRANPSRHGCRSETVIAVSFAEKTVLIGGTQYAGEMKKSVFGILNYLLPAQGVMPMHCSANVGPDGRTAVFFGLSGTGKTTLSADASRTLIGDDEHGWSDTAVFNFEGGCYAKMIRLSAEGEPEIYATTRMFGTVLENVVMDDATRELDFDDASLAENSRGAYPIEYIPNCSTENLGPVPSNVVMLTADAFGVLPPIARLTPEQAMYHFLSGYTAKVAGTEIGVTEPEATFSTCFGAAFMPRHPSVYGNLLKERIARGGVQCWLLNTGWTGGKYGVGKRMPIKATRALLNAALDGKMDEVEFRKDPNFGFDVPVSVPALAEAGIDQTLLDPRATWADKDQYDLAAQKLVQLFVDNFAEFEAHVDEGVRQAAPQVA